A window of the Butyricimonas virosa genome harbors these coding sequences:
- the rpmG gene encoding 50S ribosomal protein L33, with amino-acid sequence MAKKSKGNRIQVILECTEHKESGMPGTSRYITTKNRKNTPERMELRKYNPILRRVTLHREIK; translated from the coding sequence ATGGCAAAGAAGAGCAAAGGAAACAGAATACAGGTGATTTTGGAGTGTACGGAACACAAAGAATCCGGAATGCCGGGTACGTCTCGTTATATCACTACCAAAAACAGAAAGAACACCCCCGAGAGAATGGAGTTGCGTAAATACAACCCAATTCTGAGAAGAGTAACTTTACACAGAGAAATAAAATAA
- a CDS encoding SDR family NAD(P)-dependent oxidoreductase, which produces MDIIDQPSVRPVAIVTGASSGIGLEYARELCSRGYDVVMVSNEEERLTQCAEEFSQTYGVQTWPLYMDLSLPDAAEHLHGFCVALGLQVEVLVNNAGIFRYEHVVNLSVGVVRTMLMLHMNTVVLLCRYFGEDMRKRGKGYILNMSSMSAWFSYPDISLYASTKCFLKSFSRAFRLEMLDYGVNVTTVCPGAIATDLYNLPLHLQRLAVRIGVMMKPTTLARRAINGMFRHRAQMIPGVINYFFIGFMFFWPYGVVRWVMRKVKRAIEN; this is translated from the coding sequence ATGGACATAATTGATCAGCCTAGTGTTCGTCCGGTGGCCATCGTCACGGGAGCCAGTTCGGGAATCGGTTTGGAGTATGCCCGGGAGTTGTGTTCCCGGGGATATGATGTCGTGATGGTCAGTAACGAGGAAGAGCGTCTTACGCAATGTGCCGAGGAGTTTTCGCAAACGTACGGGGTGCAGACGTGGCCTCTTTATATGGATTTATCACTACCTGATGCAGCGGAACATTTGCATGGTTTCTGCGTGGCATTAGGGTTACAAGTGGAGGTGTTGGTGAATAATGCCGGTATTTTTCGATACGAGCATGTGGTGAATCTTTCCGTTGGGGTTGTGCGAACCATGCTGATGTTGCATATGAATACGGTTGTATTGCTTTGTCGTTATTTTGGCGAGGATATGAGAAAACGGGGAAAAGGGTATATTCTCAATATGTCTTCCATGTCGGCTTGGTTTTCTTATCCGGACATTTCGTTATACGCTTCCACGAAGTGTTTTTTGAAGAGTTTTTCCCGTGCTTTCCGTTTGGAGATGCTTGATTACGGGGTGAACGTTACCACGGTTTGCCCGGGAGCAATCGCTACCGATTTATATAATTTACCTCTTCATTTGCAACGGTTGGCCGTGCGAATCGGTGTGATGATGAAACCGACCACGCTTGCCCGGCGTGCAATTAACGGGATGTTCCGTCATCGAGCTCAAATGATACCCGGGGTAATTAATTATTTCTTTATCGGCTTTATGTTCTTTTGGCCTTACGGAGTAGTGAGGTGGGTGATGAGGAAAGTGAAAAGGGCAATTGAAAATTGA
- a CDS encoding SDR family oxidoreductase: protein MNKGLFIITGANGGMGKAITKAIAGTGVPVVMACRNVERAAGVRDEIVRETGNGRVELHQLDLASVASIRSFVDGLNGREVSVLVNNAGIMCRDFTTTGDGLEMTVGVNYVGTWLLTNWLLPNMGRGGKARVINTSSVTCKMGEVGDHFFKLDPEHYRRFKAYPDSKLAILMFTTELARRLQGRAITVNAVDPGVVNTGMITMHKWYDPLADIFFRPFIKSPERGAMTAILLATSDRYVNVSGGFFRNKRQVGLPKTALDVEACRKLWFQTEQLVAGLVGSKLKKGEN, encoded by the coding sequence ATGAACAAGGGTTTGTTTATCATCACTGGGGCCAATGGGGGCATGGGAAAGGCGATCACGAAGGCGATAGCCGGGACGGGTGTTCCCGTGGTTATGGCTTGTCGGAATGTTGAACGGGCGGCAGGAGTGAGGGATGAAATTGTGCGGGAGACGGGAAACGGTCGGGTGGAGTTGCATCAGTTAGATTTGGCGTCGGTTGCTTCCATCCGTTCTTTTGTTGACGGGTTGAATGGACGGGAGGTTAGCGTGCTAGTGAATAATGCGGGGATCATGTGTCGGGATTTCACGACAACCGGGGACGGGTTAGAGATGACCGTGGGGGTGAATTACGTGGGGACTTGGTTGTTGACGAATTGGTTACTTCCGAATATGGGAAGAGGCGGAAAGGCTCGGGTTATTAACACATCGTCGGTTACTTGTAAGATGGGGGAAGTCGGAGATCACTTCTTTAAATTGGATCCAGAACATTATCGTCGTTTTAAGGCTTATCCCGATTCAAAATTGGCGATACTGATGTTCACTACAGAACTGGCCCGGCGGCTACAGGGGCGTGCGATTACCGTGAATGCCGTTGATCCGGGCGTGGTGAACACGGGGATGATTACCATGCATAAATGGTATGACCCCTTAGCGGATATATTTTTTCGTCCGTTTATTAAATCTCCGGAACGGGGGGCGATGACGGCTATACTTTTGGCAACTTCCGATCGATACGTGAATGTATCGGGAGGTTTTTTCAGGAATAAACGTCAGGTGGGGTTACCTAAAACGGCTCTTGATGTGGAGGCTTGTCGGAAGTTGTGGTTTCAGACGGAGCAATTGGTGGCCGGACTGGTCGGCTCAAAATTGAAAAAGGGAGAAAATTAG
- the rpmB gene encoding 50S ribosomal protein L28, giving the protein MSRICQITGKKAMVGNHVSHSKRRVKRTFEINLFKRNFYWPEEDRWIRLNVSAAGLRLINKKGISACLKEATANGLIKNV; this is encoded by the coding sequence ATGTCAAGAATTTGTCAAATAACTGGAAAGAAAGCGATGGTTGGTAACCATGTTTCTCACTCCAAAAGAAGAGTGAAGAGAACATTCGAGATCAACCTGTTTAAGAGGAATTTTTATTGGCCAGAAGAAGATAGATGGATCCGTTTGAATGTATCTGCAGCCGGATTGCGCCTGATCAACAAGAAAGGTATTAGTGCTTGTTTGAAAGAAGCTACTGCCAATGGTTTAATTAAGAACGTATAA
- a CDS encoding 4Fe-4S binding protein: MSIQENVATFVTKLPKVILLCVVIYLISLNFKMANEAPKNQEVKAEVSNIVPLDAVKKYFPTCTSVEKVNEVHYVVKAGGEEIGKLLVTTPIADDLIGYAGNVPLFLAVSEEDVILGLTLLDNSESPGFLRRLEKKNLFSAWDGKTLEEAALLNVEAVSGATMSSDAIRGSVKRALEFYLERDGGSFDMDWLKLLQHALGGIVVLLALASMFWGSRMKRWRYVLQVSSVLILGFWSGYFVSLELLFNWLLNGVPWGARVLLPVIAVLALACPLFLNKAYYCAYLCPFGAAQELVGKVRKKKIAPKGVWKNIFKYTRVIYFMVILALLLWGIPLELASLEPFPAFLLTAATGWVIALAVIFLLLSVFFARPWCNYFCPTGALLDILRKADTKAGSERRKKVIREFIALAIFLVILYFILR, translated from the coding sequence ATGAGTATACAAGAGAATGTTGCGACTTTTGTCACGAAGTTACCTAAGGTGATTTTGTTGTGTGTTGTCATTTACCTGATTTCGTTGAATTTCAAGATGGCCAACGAGGCCCCGAAGAATCAAGAGGTGAAAGCTGAAGTTTCGAATATTGTTCCTCTGGATGCGGTGAAGAAATATTTTCCGACTTGTACAAGTGTTGAGAAAGTAAATGAAGTGCATTATGTCGTTAAAGCTGGTGGGGAGGAGATCGGTAAATTACTTGTTACGACCCCGATTGCGGACGATCTGATTGGTTATGCCGGGAATGTACCTTTGTTTTTGGCTGTTTCCGAGGAGGATGTGATTTTAGGACTTACCCTATTAGATAATAGCGAGTCGCCCGGGTTTTTAAGGCGTTTGGAGAAAAAGAATCTGTTCTCGGCATGGGATGGTAAGACGTTGGAGGAGGCAGCGCTGCTGAACGTGGAGGCCGTGAGTGGGGCCACGATGTCGAGTGATGCCATCCGGGGGAGTGTGAAAAGAGCGTTGGAGTTTTATCTGGAACGTGATGGGGGTAGTTTTGACATGGATTGGCTGAAGTTGTTGCAACACGCTTTGGGGGGAATCGTGGTTTTGTTGGCGTTAGCTAGCATGTTCTGGGGAAGTCGGATGAAGCGCTGGCGTTACGTGTTGCAGGTTTCTTCCGTGTTGATTTTAGGCTTTTGGTCCGGGTATTTCGTTTCTTTAGAGTTGTTGTTTAACTGGTTGTTGAACGGGGTACCCTGGGGGGCACGTGTTTTGTTGCCCGTGATCGCCGTGCTGGCTTTGGCCTGTCCTTTGTTCCTAAATAAGGCTTATTATTGTGCGTATTTATGTCCTTTTGGGGCAGCACAGGAGTTGGTAGGGAAAGTTCGTAAGAAAAAAATAGCCCCAAAGGGAGTGTGGAAGAATATATTTAAATATACTCGTGTGATCTATTTTATGGTGATTCTCGCTCTGTTGTTGTGGGGAATCCCGTTAGAATTGGCATCGTTGGAACCCTTTCCGGCATTTTTATTGACCGCTGCAACGGGGTGGGTGATTGCTTTGGCTGTCATATTTTTACTCTTATCCGTATTTTTTGCCCGTCCTTGGTGTAACTATTTTTGTCCTACCGGGGCGTTGCTGGATATTTTGAGAAAGGCCGATACAAAGGCGGGTTCGGAGAGAAGAAAAAAAGTGATCCGAGAATTTATTGCCTTGGCAATATTCCTCGTGATATTATATTTTATATTGAGGTAA
- a CDS encoding DUF1295 domain-containing protein, producing the protein MTGMAVIVFVALYFVKAGYGMFFDAKWGRPINNRIGWVLMEAPVFIAMALFWYFSDRGYELVPLIFFIFFEIHYFQRAFIFPLLLKGKGRMPMGIMLMGITFNVLNACMQGGWIFYFAPSDLYTPEWLTSPQFIIGTVLFFAGMFTNIQSDHIIRHLRRPGDTGHYLPKGGMFRYVTSANYFGEIVEWIGFAILTWSLSGAVFAIWTFANLVPRANTIYHKYLGMFGDEVKKRRLKRVIPFIY; encoded by the coding sequence ATGACCGGAATGGCAGTTATTGTTTTTGTAGCCCTGTACTTCGTGAAAGCGGGTTATGGTATGTTTTTCGATGCCAAGTGGGGGCGACCAATAAATAACCGGATCGGCTGGGTATTGATGGAGGCTCCTGTTTTTATCGCGATGGCACTTTTCTGGTATTTTTCGGATAGGGGGTATGAGTTGGTGCCGTTGATCTTCTTTATTTTTTTCGAGATACATTATTTTCAGCGTGCGTTTATTTTCCCGTTACTACTGAAAGGTAAGGGGAGAATGCCGATGGGAATCATGTTGATGGGAATCACGTTTAACGTGTTGAATGCGTGTATGCAGGGGGGATGGATATTTTATTTTGCCCCGTCGGATCTCTACACCCCGGAATGGTTGACATCTCCGCAGTTTATTATCGGAACGGTATTGTTTTTTGCCGGGATGTTCACGAATATACAGTCGGATCACATCATTCGTCATTTGCGGCGTCCCGGTGACACGGGGCATTATTTGCCCAAGGGAGGGATGTTTCGTTACGTGACTTCGGCGAATTATTTTGGCGAGATTGTTGAATGGATCGGCTTTGCCATTCTCACGTGGTCACTTTCCGGTGCCGTTTTCGCTATTTGGACGTTCGCTAATTTAGTACCGAGAGCTAATACAATTTATCACAAATATTTAGGGATGTTCGGGGACGAGGTGAAAAAACGTCGTCTGAAACGAGTGATTCCTTTTATATATTAA
- a CDS encoding NADH:flavin oxidoreductase codes for MTRESKLFTPLTIGPLTLRNRTIRAAAFEGMCPGNAPSEMLHDYHLSVARGGIGMTTIAYAAIVRSGLSFPHQLWLRPEILPALRQLTDDIHATGAAASIQIGHCGNMSHKGICGCTPISASSGFNIYSPTLVRGMKKEEIVEMAKAFGRAVNMAREAGFDAVEVHAGHGYLISQFLSPYTNHRKDEFGGSLENRMRFMRMAMAEVMAAAGDDMAVLVKMNTRDGFRGGMEVPECIEVAKALEEAGAHALILSGGFVSRAPMYVMRGAMPIRSLTYYMQQFWLPIGVRIAGHMMIPTVPFKEAYFFEDALKFREAVKLPLVYVGGLVSREKIDMVLDAGFDGVSMARALLNEPDFVNRMAREENARNACEHANYCIARMYSREMACHKHIPDLPKKLLKELESTSKKN; via the coding sequence ATGACACGAGAATCCAAGTTATTCACGCCATTAACAATCGGACCGCTGACCTTGCGTAATCGAACCATACGGGCAGCGGCATTTGAGGGTATGTGTCCGGGGAATGCACCTTCGGAAATGTTACATGATTATCATCTTTCGGTGGCCCGAGGGGGGATAGGGATGACGACGATCGCTTACGCGGCTATTGTTCGTAGTGGTTTATCGTTTCCCCATCAATTATGGTTGAGGCCGGAGATTCTTCCGGCATTACGGCAGCTCACGGATGATATACATGCCACGGGTGCGGCTGCATCCATCCAGATCGGGCATTGCGGAAATATGTCGCATAAGGGTATCTGTGGTTGCACGCCTATATCAGCTTCAAGTGGTTTTAATATATACTCACCGACGTTGGTGCGAGGAATGAAGAAAGAGGAGATCGTGGAGATGGCAAAGGCATTCGGACGGGCCGTGAATATGGCTCGGGAAGCGGGTTTTGATGCCGTGGAGGTTCATGCCGGACACGGGTATCTGATCAGTCAGTTCCTTTCTCCTTACACGAATCACCGAAAGGATGAGTTCGGGGGATCGCTGGAGAATAGGATGCGGTTTATGCGTATGGCGATGGCAGAAGTGATGGCGGCGGCGGGGGACGATATGGCCGTGTTGGTGAAGATGAATACCCGGGATGGATTCCGGGGAGGGATGGAGGTGCCAGAATGTATAGAGGTGGCCAAGGCACTAGAAGAGGCTGGGGCTCATGCCTTGATTCTGAGTGGCGGTTTTGTTAGCCGGGCCCCGATGTACGTGATGAGGGGGGCTATGCCTATCCGTAGTCTGACGTATTATATGCAACAATTTTGGTTACCGATAGGCGTTCGGATTGCCGGACATATGATGATTCCGACGGTGCCATTTAAAGAAGCTTATTTTTTTGAAGATGCGTTGAAATTCCGGGAAGCGGTAAAGTTACCTCTCGTGTACGTGGGGGGATTGGTTTCCCGGGAAAAGATTGATATGGTGTTGGATGCCGGATTTGACGGGGTGTCGATGGCTCGTGCCTTGTTGAATGAACCGGATTTCGTGAACCGGATGGCGAGGGAGGAGAATGCCCGGAATGCTTGCGAACACGCAAATTATTGTATTGCCCGTATGTATTCTCGGGAGATGGCCTGTCACAAGCATATTCCGGATTTGCCCAAGAAGTTATTGAAGGAATTGGAATCGACTTCCAAGAAAAATTGA
- the nth gene encoding endonuclease III — protein MRLEERYDKVLAWFRERMPVANTELQYNDPFQLLVAVILSAQCTDKRVNMVTPALFEQFPDAESMSKASVEEIFELIKSISYPNNKSKHLSAMAKKLMEDFNGIVPDDFELLQTLPGVGRKTANVMEAVAFKRPAMPVDTHVFRVADRIGLVTGAKTPLETEKQLVAHIPAEWLSTAHHWLILHGRYVCVARKPKCEECGIAEWCRYNQKKLS, from the coding sequence ATGCGATTAGAGGAAAGATATGATAAGGTACTGGCATGGTTTCGGGAACGTATGCCGGTAGCCAACACGGAATTACAGTATAATGATCCCTTCCAGTTGTTGGTAGCTGTAATTTTATCGGCACAGTGTACTGATAAACGGGTGAATATGGTGACTCCCGCTTTGTTCGAGCAATTTCCGGATGCGGAGTCTATGTCTAAGGCAAGCGTGGAGGAGATTTTCGAGTTGATTAAGTCTATCTCTTACCCAAATAATAAATCCAAGCATCTGTCTGCGATGGCAAAAAAGCTGATGGAAGATTTCAATGGAATAGTTCCGGATGATTTCGAGTTATTGCAGACGTTACCCGGGGTGGGACGGAAGACGGCCAATGTTATGGAGGCGGTGGCTTTCAAACGTCCGGCCATGCCTGTTGACACGCACGTTTTCCGGGTAGCTGATCGTATTGGTTTGGTAACGGGTGCCAAGACCCCGTTGGAAACGGAAAAACAACTCGTGGCGCATATTCCTGCCGAGTGGCTGTCCACGGCTCACCATTGGTTGATATTGCATGGAAGATATGTTTGCGTAGCAAGAAAGCCGAAGTGTGAAGAGTGTGGGATTGCCGAGTGGTGCAGATATAATCAAAAAAAGCTGTCTTGA
- a CDS encoding DUF4295 domain-containing protein: MAKKVVATLKTADGRGFAKIIKMVKSPKTGAYTFKEQMVPNDQVKEAVKK, encoded by the coding sequence ATGGCAAAGAAAGTTGTTGCAACACTTAAAACAGCAGATGGTAGGGGATTTGCAAAAATCATCAAAATGGTGAAGTCTCCGAAAACCGGTGCCTATACTTTTAAGGAACAAATGGTTCCTAACGATCAGGTGAAAGAAGCCGTGAAAAAGTAA
- a CDS encoding endonuclease domain-containing protein, which produces MSNYKFQRQHGVGPYILDFYCPVLRLGIELDGNVHEDVIVQGHNLEREMYLKKIASINILRFENEEVTSNTEAVIEVIHSWIKRNYPH; this is translated from the coding sequence ATAAGTAATTATAAATTCCAAAGACAACATGGGGTCGGTCCCTATATCCTAGACTTTTATTGTCCTGTCCTTCGGTTGGGCATTGAACTGGATGGAAATGTACACGAAGATGTTATCGTGCAGGGACATAATTTGGAACGGGAGATGTACTTGAAAAAGATTGCAAGTATTAATATATTACGTTTTGAAAACGAAGAAGTGACTAGCAATACAGAAGCAGTTATAGAAGTAATTCACAGTTGGATTAAGAGGAACTACCCCCACTAA
- a CDS encoding M3 family metallopeptidase yields MKKVTYLVCCVGLALQSCQSGQVKNENPFFNTYETPHEVPPFHLIKNQHYLPAYEEGMKQHQTEIDAIINNPDAPTFKNTIDALETSGELLNKVASVFGNQQGANTNDSIKAIAKEITPKLTAHWDAINLNDKLFERIKTVYNNKEKENLTPEQLTVLDKYYQGFVRGGANLSPEDKETFKKLSSELSMLSLQFGENLLNETNRFKLIIDNEKDLSGLPENVIATAATAAQNAGLEGKWVFTLHNPSMIPFLQYADNRDLREKIYKAYINRCNNDNEFDNKEIISKITSLRVQKAQLLGYDTHAAFILDNNMAKTPENVYNLCNQIWNAALPIAKKEAKELQDMIQKEGKNFKLQPWDWRYYAEKVKKNKYGLDENELRPYFPLENAREGAFYTANKLYGITFTQRTDLPVPHPDALAFEVKEANGDHIGILYMDFHPRESKRSGAWMNAYRKQSALGKKVTPIITNVCNFTKPTGDVPALLSFDEAQTLFHEFGHALHGLLSQCTYNKVSGTSVPRDFVELPSQIMENWAADPEVLKVYARHYKTGEPIPQELIDKLKNSGHFNQGFVTTEFMAAALLDMAYHTRNTTDPVNPNEFEKATLEKIGLIPEITVRYRSPYFQHIFAGGYSSGYYAYTWAEVLDADAFEAFKETGNIFNPEKAKAFRENILSKGGSEDAMTLYQKFRGQEPSIDPLLKRKGLK; encoded by the coding sequence ATGAAAAAAGTCACTTACTTAGTTTGTTGCGTAGGACTAGCGCTGCAATCCTGCCAATCAGGGCAAGTGAAGAATGAAAATCCATTTTTCAACACGTATGAAACCCCTCACGAGGTTCCCCCTTTCCACTTGATTAAAAATCAACATTATCTCCCGGCTTACGAGGAAGGGATGAAGCAACACCAAACAGAAATCGACGCGATCATCAACAATCCGGATGCACCGACATTTAAAAACACGATCGACGCTCTCGAAACTTCCGGCGAATTACTGAACAAAGTAGCTTCCGTGTTCGGCAACCAACAAGGAGCAAACACGAACGATTCGATCAAAGCTATTGCCAAAGAGATTACCCCAAAACTTACCGCTCACTGGGATGCGATCAACTTAAATGACAAACTTTTCGAACGAATCAAAACGGTATATAATAATAAAGAGAAAGAAAATCTGACCCCGGAACAATTAACCGTACTCGATAAATATTACCAAGGCTTCGTTCGAGGTGGAGCAAACCTCTCTCCCGAAGACAAGGAAACGTTCAAGAAATTGAGTAGCGAGTTATCCATGCTCAGCCTGCAATTCGGCGAAAACTTGTTGAATGAAACCAATCGTTTCAAACTGATCATCGATAACGAAAAAGATTTATCCGGCCTTCCCGAGAACGTGATTGCCACGGCAGCAACCGCAGCCCAAAATGCCGGTTTAGAAGGGAAATGGGTATTCACCCTTCACAATCCAAGCATGATCCCATTCTTGCAATACGCTGACAACCGGGATCTAAGAGAAAAAATTTACAAAGCTTATATCAACCGTTGTAACAACGACAACGAGTTCGATAACAAAGAAATTATATCCAAGATCACTTCCCTGCGAGTGCAAAAAGCCCAGTTGCTCGGTTACGATACCCACGCGGCATTTATTCTCGACAATAACATGGCCAAAACTCCGGAGAACGTGTACAACCTGTGTAACCAAATCTGGAATGCCGCTCTCCCGATAGCTAAAAAAGAAGCGAAAGAACTTCAAGACATGATTCAAAAGGAAGGTAAAAACTTTAAATTACAACCTTGGGACTGGCGTTATTACGCGGAAAAAGTAAAGAAAAACAAATACGGGCTGGACGAGAATGAACTCCGTCCATACTTCCCGTTGGAAAATGCCAGAGAAGGTGCTTTCTACACGGCCAATAAATTATACGGAATCACGTTCACGCAACGTACCGACCTCCCCGTTCCCCACCCGGACGCTTTAGCATTCGAGGTAAAAGAAGCGAACGGAGACCACATCGGGATTCTATACATGGACTTCCACCCGAGAGAAAGCAAACGTTCAGGAGCATGGATGAACGCTTATCGCAAGCAATCCGCACTAGGTAAAAAAGTAACCCCAATCATCACGAACGTGTGCAACTTCACCAAACCCACGGGGGATGTTCCAGCATTATTGAGCTTTGACGAGGCACAAACCCTTTTCCATGAATTCGGCCATGCACTTCACGGTCTATTGTCACAATGTACATATAATAAAGTATCAGGAACTTCTGTTCCCAGGGATTTCGTGGAACTCCCGTCCCAAATTATGGAGAACTGGGCCGCTGATCCCGAAGTGCTGAAAGTTTACGCCCGCCATTACAAAACGGGAGAACCTATCCCGCAAGAGCTTATCGACAAACTAAAAAATAGCGGACATTTCAACCAAGGATTCGTCACAACCGAATTCATGGCAGCCGCCCTACTGGATATGGCTTACCATACGCGTAACACGACCGATCCCGTCAACCCGAACGAATTCGAAAAAGCCACGTTGGAAAAAATCGGCCTTATACCAGAGATTACAGTACGCTATCGCAGTCCTTACTTCCAGCACATATTTGCCGGAGGTTATTCTTCCGGCTATTACGCTTACACGTGGGCCGAAGTACTGGATGCCGATGCTTTCGAGGCATTTAAAGAAACCGGAAACATCTTCAATCCCGAAAAAGCAAAAGCATTCCGGGAGAACATTCTTTCTAAAGGAGGCTCCGAAGATGCCATGACCCTTTACCAAAAATTCAGAGGTCAAGAACCTTCTATTGATCCATTACTAAAACGTAAAGGATTAAAATAA